In Crinalium epipsammum PCC 9333, the genomic window AATAACAGCAAGGTGTTTTTTGTTACTAAATTTAGAATGTTTTCTTCAAGTTTAATATCAGAAGCTTTAGAATTTTCTTCAAACCAAATTTCTACAGGTAATCTAGTCATTAAATCAATTACTGTACTCATTTTTCCGGCTAATTGCCCTCTTTGAGTCTCTTCTAAGCTTTTTAACTTCCTAAACAATGCCTCCAATGTTGACCCATCTACTATCCAAATCTTCTCAAATTTTGACAAGGTAAATTGAATACTTTCTGGCAATGGACGTTGATTTCTACTATGCCAAGTTGCTCTTAAACTCGGCAATAAATCTTTAAATACTTTTTCAAATAATTCAGATGGAAATGTTAAAAATCTTTGTGATACCGCTTGTTGACTAACTTTTGTGGGACTACACCACAGAAAACCATCTCTGGCTAACATTCTTGTTAGTTCTCTGACTCCTGCCACATCTCGCCACAGCAAGGTCAACACCGCCGCCATCATCAACGGTAAATTCAGTATCCGTTCTCTGAGTCCTAATTTTCGGTAGTAATTTTCTTGATTTGTAATGGCTGGTGTCAGTAATTTTTCCAATTGCTTGGCTATTACTTCGTCTTCCACCAGTGGTCGTTGTTTCTTTTTCGCATGGTCTCGATTGGTTTTTCGGCTTTGTGTCATGGCTGGTCTAAATCGCTCAACTACTTGTCTAGACTGAGTTTCTCACGATTTTTGACCTAGCCAAATACCACCCTTGACAATTTTCTCTTTTCCTTAACTTGTCACCAATGGTAGCACCCATATAAGCAGAGGCGGATTTGCTATACTCTCGGTTTTGCCAATAAGATGAGGCGATCAGTTCCCAGTCTTCAGCCTTAAGTTGTGCAGCATACTGTTTAGATAGCTGGTCTAATACTGAAGTAATGTTAGGTGAATCGGGAGCATACTTGACCAACAGCAACATTAATTTTTGCTGATTGGGATTTTGTGCCAATTGCTGACGGATAATTTTTAACGTGCGGGGATGACTGGGGAATTTGGCGATCGCCTGATCCCAAAATTGTCGTTCCCTACTTCCCAAAACATACATTGCCTCAGCCGCCACAGGCGAGTTGGGATAGCTTTTTACAAGTTCGCGTAATACTTCCTCATATTTGGCTTTATCCCCGCTTAATTGATATGCTTGGGAACGTTTCAGCAAAACGTAGGGTGCTAAAACTGAATAATTTTTCTCTAACCCTTCTAACCAACTCAAAGCTTTTTTAGCTTGTTTTTGTTGCAGCAAGTCTGTCGCCAATAGATAGCGGGCGCGACTTTGCTCTAGAGAATCTTTACCCTGGGCGATAGCTTCTAAACGTCCTGCTCGTTGTGATGTAGGTGAAGATACTAGATGTAAAACTTCGGATTTTTCTTGATTGGCAGAATTAAGGCTGTTTTGACCGATGAATGGTCGCCAGGTGAGCAATTTTCCGTACCAATCATAACTTGCTCCCAACACAGTTGCGCCAATCACAAGCGCAGCTACTCCTACGCCACTAGCAACTGCTATTTTGCTTGGCGATTGTTTCTGTCTATATGTATTGGAGCGGTAAACAACTATACTTGATTTTTTCATCATATTTTACGTTTTACGTCCCACATTCACCGATGATAGTGGCAAGCAAAAGCACCCTCCGCTAATGGTTTACAAGAAAATGAGCTACAAAAAATTTTTGTTTGAAATCAGCTAAATCTAGAAAACCGAATAATTCAAAAAACAGATAGTAGGAAACCTAAAACCAGCTAGAGTAAAGCTTTTATTTGCCGTGAAAATATCAACTTGCGTAAGTTCAACATTAAAACTTTTAGTCAAAGTAAAAGCTCAAGTATGCTTTCTTGATAGTTTAATACTATAAGCTCCCATTGTAAAACTTATGTGGGATCAGATAATCGTTCTTCAGCAGAGAATTTGAAAACAAGCTACTGGATATTGGCAATTAATACCTTTATTTGAAAAAATTCCCTTTATATAACTCCAAATATCCCCATAATATATTTTTTACGGATGATATAAAAAATTTTTATTTTAAGGTATTTATATATCTTGTGCTGGATGTCTCATTTGCTTTTTTACTGTTCGAGTGAGTTTGATAAGCAAATGTTTGAGTGAAATCAGATGCTAGTTTAGAAACACGGAAAATTTTGATGAGTCGTGGGAATTTTTGGGCAATACTGGTACAGGTACTTCTAGGTTTAACCAACAATGGAATTTCGAGCGATTGATAGTAAAGTCTTAAACTGGACAGGAGATGCCCTAGCAATTGGATTTTTTGAAAATGGGGTTGATCTCAGTGGAGATTTAGCGCAACTTGATGACAAGTTTGCTGGTACTTTAAAAGAGTTAATTGCTGAAACAGAATTTAAGGGCAGTGTTGGCAGTAGTGCAACTACTCGTGTGGGCGGTGGTAGCAAGATTCGCAAAATAATTATTGTGGGGCTGGGTAAACAAGAGGCGGTAAAATTAGACGGCTGGCGTAGAGCGGCGGCTGTTGTGGCTAGATCAGCCAGAAAAGAAAAGTGTAAAACACTAGGAATTAGTCTACCTGTATGGAATGATGACCCAGATGTAACTGCTGGTGCGATCGCAGAAGGAGTTATCCTAGCTTTACACCAAGACAATCGTTTTAAATCTGAACCTGAAGACAAGCCTACAGCAGTAGAACAAGTAGATTTATTAGGTTTTGCGGGTCAGGAAGCAGCTATTACTCGCGCTCAACAAATTTGTGATGGAGTAATTTTAGCCAGAGAATTAGTAGCCGCTCCACCAAATGAGTGTACTCCAATCACAATGGCAGAAACTGCCCAGGCGATCGCAGATGCCCATAGTTTGCAACTAGAAATCTTGGAAAAAGAAGATTGTGAACGCCTTGGGATGGGTGCTTTTCTCGGTGTTGCACAGGCATCTGATTTACCACCCAAATTTATCCACCTCACATATAAACCACAAGGAACTCCCCGCCGGAAATTGGCAATAATTGGTAAAGGTTTAACTTTTGACTCAGGCGGTCTTAACATCAAAGGTGCTGGTAGCGGCATCGAAACCATGAAAATGGATATGGGGGGCGCTGCTGCTACTTTAGGTGCTGCTAAAGCTATTGGACAACTTAAGCCAGATGTCGAAGTTCACTTCATTAGTGCCGTTACCGAAAACATGATTAGCGGTCGCGCAATGCGCCCTGGTGACATTCTCAAGGCATCGAATGGCAAAACTATCGAAGTCAACAATACCGATGCTGAAGGACGACTTACCCTAGCTGATGCCTTAGTATTTGCAGAGAAGCTAGAAGTTGATGCCATTGTTGATTTAGCCACACTTACGGGTGCTTGCATCATAGCCTTGGGTGATGATATTGGTGGTTTATGGAGTCCCGATAACGGTCTAGCTTCCCAACTTACTCAAGCTGCTGAAAAAGCAGGGGAAAAATTTTGGCAGATGCCTTTAGAAGAGAAATACTTTGAAGGTCTTAAATCCCCCGTTGCTGACATGAAAAACACGGGACCTCGTGGTGGTGGCGCAATTACTGCCGCTTTGTTCCTCAAACAGTTCGTCAAAGAAACTCCTTGGGCGCACTTAGACGTTGCTGGTCCAGTTTGGGCAGATAAAGAAAACGGCTACAATAACTCTGGCGCAACTGGATTCGCAGTACGCACACTGGTTCATTGGGCGCTAGGAGAAGCTTAATCAACAGAAGTTACGCAAATTTTAGATTAATAAACCACCTGTAGGGGATGTAGAGACGCGAAATTATGCGCTGCGCGCACGCTACGCGAACGCGTCTCTACAGATGTACCGCTATATTATTTAATTTCTGGATGCACTGTTTCTTGTAGGGGAGTACATAAGCGATTAATTGTATAAATCATTTGATACAAACGTGCAAAATCTCGTTGGTTGAAGTGTAAAGCCAAACGAGGTAAATCTTCAGTTCCATCTCCCAACTCAGTCGGAAATGTTTGAGCTTTTTCAATTTTTCCCTTAATTAAAATATCGCTATAGTCCTTATTTAACTGCTCAACGCATTGATCAGATAACTCAGATTTCAGGCGGATGACCAACTTGCCCTCAACATAGCGGCTAGAGTGATAAACCTTATAAAAGCTATTAATTACCTCACAGGCTACATCTAAGTTATCTGTGATTGTATACATACTGGGATCTTCTGGACTAACTAAACCAGGTTCAACTAAATGAGTATGAACATAAGCTTCCCAAGCTTGCCAATAGTTCCCACCTGGTCGATCAATTAATACCATAGGAACGGGACCATACTTACCAGTCTGGCAAAGTGTTAAGCATTCCATCGCTTCATCCTG contains:
- a CDS encoding tetratricopeptide repeat protein, giving the protein MMKKSSIVVYRSNTYRQKQSPSKIAVASGVGVAALVIGATVLGASYDWYGKLLTWRPFIGQNSLNSANQEKSEVLHLVSSPTSQRAGRLEAIAQGKDSLEQSRARYLLATDLLQQKQAKKALSWLEGLEKNYSVLAPYVLLKRSQAYQLSGDKAKYEEVLRELVKSYPNSPVAAEAMYVLGSRERQFWDQAIAKFPSHPRTLKIIRQQLAQNPNQQKLMLLLVKYAPDSPNITSVLDQLSKQYAAQLKAEDWELIASSYWQNREYSKSASAYMGATIGDKLRKRENCQGWYLARSKIVRNSV
- a CDS encoding leucyl aminopeptidase, which codes for MEFRAIDSKVLNWTGDALAIGFFENGVDLSGDLAQLDDKFAGTLKELIAETEFKGSVGSSATTRVGGGSKIRKIIIVGLGKQEAVKLDGWRRAAAVVARSARKEKCKTLGISLPVWNDDPDVTAGAIAEGVILALHQDNRFKSEPEDKPTAVEQVDLLGFAGQEAAITRAQQICDGVILARELVAAPPNECTPITMAETAQAIADAHSLQLEILEKEDCERLGMGAFLGVAQASDLPPKFIHLTYKPQGTPRRKLAIIGKGLTFDSGGLNIKGAGSGIETMKMDMGGAAATLGAAKAIGQLKPDVEVHFISAVTENMISGRAMRPGDILKASNGKTIEVNNTDAEGRLTLADALVFAEKLEVDAIVDLATLTGACIIALGDDIGGLWSPDNGLASQLTQAAEKAGEKFWQMPLEEKYFEGLKSPVADMKNTGPRGGGAITAALFLKQFVKETPWAHLDVAGPVWADKENGYNNSGATGFAVRTLVHWALGEA